The following proteins are encoded in a genomic region of Danio rerio strain Tuebingen ecotype United States chromosome 16, GRCz12tu, whole genome shotgun sequence:
- the LOC101885930 gene encoding uncharacterized protein isoform X4: protein MSIKKIGCFAHTLNIAAQKLSTITSVSQWAGRIRAMVVWLKRSTLAKPILKEKQHLLGLPEHAVILDVKTRWNSLFLMVERFLEQFPAFQATSMDHRLKKLMDKDRLQRISDEDFRKAEEFVKITKILYTSTLCVSAERSQNLGQILPILNKLQHHFTVNKEDSSFTKTIKDPIWNDLSKRYQGCSVILLNLLLFSLELFSD from the exons ATGAGTATTAAAAAAATTGGCTGCTTTGCTCACACTCTCAATATTGCTGCTCAGAAGCTTTCCACAATTACCTCAGTCTCACAGTGGGCAGGAAGGATCAGAGCAATGGTGGTGTGGCTGAAAAGATCCACCCTGGCTAAACCTATCCTTAAAGAGAAGCAGCATCTTCTCG GTCTTCCAGAACATGCTGTCATCCTTGATGTGAAAACAAGGTGGAATAGCTTATTCCTCATGGTGGAGCGATTCCTAGAGCAGTTCCCTGCCTTCCAGGCCACCTCCATGGACCATcgtcttaagaaattaatggacaAGGACAG ACTGCAGAGAATTTCTGATGAGGATTTTAGAAAAGCAGAAGAGTTTGTCAAAATTACAAAGATACTTTACACTTCAACCCTCTGCGTCTCTGCTGAAAGGAGCCAAAACTTGGGTCAGATTCTGCCTATCTTAAATAAGCTCCAGCACCACTTCACAGTGAATAAAGAGGACTCCTCCTTCACAAAGACCATCAAGGACCCTATCTGGAATGACCTCTCAAAAAGATACCAGGGGTGCAGTGTAATCCTGCTGAATTTGCTCTTGTTTTCATTAGAATTATTCAGTGATTGA
- the LOC101885930 gene encoding uncharacterized protein isoform X2 has protein sequence MSIKKIGCFAHTLNIAAQKLSTITSVSQWAGRIRAMVVWLKRSTLAKPILKEKQHLLGLPEHAVILDVKTRWNSLFLMVERFLEQFPAFQATSMDHRLKKLMDKDRLQRISDEDFRKAEEFVKITKILYTSTLCVSAERSQNLGQILPILNKLQHHFTVNKEDSSFTKTIKDPIWNDLSKRYQGWMRGHSLASQIQVKSDK, from the exons ATGAGTATTAAAAAAATTGGCTGCTTTGCTCACACTCTCAATATTGCTGCTCAGAAGCTTTCCACAATTACCTCAGTCTCACAGTGGGCAGGAAGGATCAGAGCAATGGTGGTGTGGCTGAAAAGATCCACCCTGGCTAAACCTATCCTTAAAGAGAAGCAGCATCTTCTCG GTCTTCCAGAACATGCTGTCATCCTTGATGTGAAAACAAGGTGGAATAGCTTATTCCTCATGGTGGAGCGATTCCTAGAGCAGTTCCCTGCCTTCCAGGCCACCTCCATGGACCATcgtcttaagaaattaatggacaAGGACAG ACTGCAGAGAATTTCTGATGAGGATTTTAGAAAAGCAGAAGAGTTTGTCAAAATTACAAAGATACTTTACACTTCAACCCTCTGCGTCTCTGCTGAAAGGAGCCAAAACTTGGGTCAGATTCTGCCTATCTTAAATAAGCTCCAGCACCACTTCACAGTGAATAAAGAGGACTCCTCCTTCACAAAGACCATCAAGGACCCTATCTGGAATGACCTCTCAAAAAGATACCAGGG ATGGATGAGAGGGCACAGCCTTGCATCCCAGATTCAAGTCAAAAGTGACAAATGA
- the LOC141378263 gene encoding serine/threonine-protein kinase pim-3-like isoform X2, producing the protein MEKSMLHVPGPSGQRRPPCRQRIGPSPGSVEAKYDLKENIGAGCYGNVYRGIRKMDGKQFIIKSTTSEVDSNVKVCKTIMLVMEYLGPCRTLEDFLQKHQHLEERVARTLILQIVKAAQECLRRKICHHDIHDCNILVIDRPLQIKLIDFGCGMHICHDPKKYPPDTRISPKKAVKNTVKQLFGIMREIEKQCSSIPEEFMAFMNTCITLGDDDQRLQTVQQILDQPWLKNQ; encoded by the exons atggaaaaaagtatGTTACATGTTCCCGGTCCTTCCGGACAAAGAAGACCGCCATGTAGACAGAGGATAGGGCCTTCTCCTGGTTCTG TGGAAGCAAAATATGACCTGAAAGAAAATATTGGAGCTGGCTGCTACGGCAATGTCTATCGTGGTATCAGAAAAATGGACGGCAAACAG TTTATCATCAAGTCGACTACTTCAGAAGTTGACAGCAATGTG AAAGTGTGTAAGACAATAATGTTGGTGATGGAGTATCTCGGCCCGTGCAGAACACTGGAGGATTTCCTGCAGAAGCACCAACACCTGGAGGAGAGAGTCGCGCGTACGCTTATCCtgcagattgtcaaagcagcgcaGGAGTGCTTGAGGCGGAAAATTTGTCATCATGATATTCATGATTGTAATATCCTCGTCATCGACCGGCCTCTGCAAATCAAGCTAATTGATTTTGGCTGTGGGATGCACATCTGTCATG ATCCAAAGAAATACCCACCAGACACAAGGATATCTCCAAAGAAGGCGGTTAAAAACACAGTGAAGCAGCTGTTTGGCATCATGCGGGAAATAGAAAAACAATGTTCCAGCATACCTGAAG aaTTCATGGCATTTATGAATACCTGCATTACCCTTGGGGATGATGATCAGAGACTGCAAACAGTGCAGCAGATTCTGGATCAGCCATGGCTaaaaaaccaataa
- the LOC141378263 gene encoding serine/threonine-protein kinase pim-2-like isoform X1, translated as MEKSMLHVPGPSGQRRPPCRQRIGPSPGSVEAKYDLKENIGAGCYGNVYRGIRKMDGKQFIIKSTTSEVDSNVPGYPLPIPIEVAMMTIVRDPPSPLLIKLQEWFLVKVEKLPRGKVCKTIMLVMEYLGPCRTLEDFLQKHQHLEERVARTLILQIVKAAQECLRRKICHHDIHDCNILVIDRPLQIKLIDFGCGMHICHDPKKYPPDTRISPKKAVKNTVKQLFGIMREIEKQCSSIPEEFMAFMNTCITLGDDDQRLQTVQQILDQPWLKNQ; from the exons atggaaaaaagtatGTTACATGTTCCCGGTCCTTCCGGACAAAGAAGACCGCCATGTAGACAGAGGATAGGGCCTTCTCCTGGTTCTG TGGAAGCAAAATATGACCTGAAAGAAAATATTGGAGCTGGCTGCTACGGCAATGTCTATCGTGGTATCAGAAAAATGGACGGCAAACAG TTTATCATCAAGTCGACTACTTCAGAAGTTGACAGCAATGTG CCTGGATATCCGTTACCCATACCAATCGAAGTGGCCATGATGACAATTGTGAGAGATCCCCCCAGCCCGCTGCTCATCAAGCTCCAGGAATGGTTTTTAGTTAAAGTGGAGAAATTGCCAAGAGGA AAAGTGTGTAAGACAATAATGTTGGTGATGGAGTATCTCGGCCCGTGCAGAACACTGGAGGATTTCCTGCAGAAGCACCAACACCTGGAGGAGAGAGTCGCGCGTACGCTTATCCtgcagattgtcaaagcagcgcaGGAGTGCTTGAGGCGGAAAATTTGTCATCATGATATTCATGATTGTAATATCCTCGTCATCGACCGGCCTCTGCAAATCAAGCTAATTGATTTTGGCTGTGGGATGCACATCTGTCATG ATCCAAAGAAATACCCACCAGACACAAGGATATCTCCAAAGAAGGCGGTTAAAAACACAGTGAAGCAGCTGTTTGGCATCATGCGGGAAATAGAAAAACAATGTTCCAGCATACCTGAAG aaTTCATGGCATTTATGAATACCTGCATTACCCTTGGGGATGATGATCAGAGACTGCAAACAGTGCAGCAGATTCTGGATCAGCCATGGCTaaaaaaccaataa